A region of Allocoleopsis franciscana PCC 7113 DNA encodes the following proteins:
- a CDS encoding DUF2358 domain-containing protein: MDILQILKEDYQRFPADQTYSIYAPDVFFKDPLNQFQGIERYKQMIGFINTWFGAPKLDLHEIHRSEDTIKTRWTLSWTTPLPWRPRISIPGWSELKLNVDELIISHIDYWDCSRWDVLKQHLPFQEKN; the protein is encoded by the coding sequence ATGGACATTCTGCAAATTCTCAAAGAGGACTATCAACGCTTCCCAGCGGACCAAACCTATAGCATCTATGCGCCCGATGTCTTCTTTAAAGACCCCCTGAACCAGTTCCAGGGCATAGAGCGTTACAAGCAAATGATTGGTTTTATCAACACCTGGTTTGGCGCTCCCAAACTGGATCTCCATGAGATTCATCGCTCAGAAGACACGATTAAGACACGTTGGACACTGAGCTGGACAACCCCCTTACCTTGGCGTCCGCGAATTTCCATCCCCGGTTGGAGTGAACTAAAGCTTAATGTCGATGAACTGATTATTTCCCATATTGACTACTGGGACTGCTCTCGTTGGGATGTCCTAAAACAACACCTGCCGTTCCAAGAAAAAAATTAA
- the psb34 gene encoding photosystem II assembly protein Psb34, translating into MYTTVNEQGILNNYAPETKVYCAEYPAVWEQQRYAMQGAIAIVFVSLLIWTTFAVS; encoded by the coding sequence ATGTACACCACCGTTAACGAACAAGGCATCCTAAACAACTACGCCCCTGAAACCAAGGTTTATTGCGCCGAATATCCAGCCGTGTGGGAACAGCAAAGATACGCCATGCAAGGAGCGATCGCAATTGTATTTGTAAGCTTATTGATTTGGACAACATTTGCAGTGAGTTAA
- a CDS encoding sensor histidine kinase: MVKLRSFRIRIALLSAVLAGGALVGFGLISWWLIYEAKVSRLDAELESQLMRAGRPRSSEGWQSYETSLGQAFGTNGKTAIAILVIGADGNILYRSQQWATDLDVTNLWTSRPQLPPFPSPRFERQTAPFPAAKPPFPERLQPPPEVPPPTPRFATQHTTTGTWRVGAVTTPFTQVAIAVSLNAVTQEMAVIRNIFLISIPGVLLLVAGGAWGIAGSSLHSIRRLTTVIGNVTASGLEQRVPIGTTDVEFVELIQVFNQMLERLERSFKQASRFSGDAAHELKTPLAILQGELERTLQQAEPGSQVQQRLSNLLDEVRRLSGIVRKLLLLSLADAGQMNLHRVEVDLSGLLMEMLEDIELLAPHLEIQTEIADALCVQGDHDLLIQVLQNLISNAIKYNLPNGWIRIDAHRQGTTVSITISNCSKDIAVSDQSRIFDRFHRGDPARTRKVEGIGLGLSLAREIARAHGGDLTLDSPLSGQTAFTLTLPVGL; the protein is encoded by the coding sequence ATGGTGAAACTGCGTTCCTTCCGTATCCGAATTGCCTTATTGTCTGCTGTTCTGGCAGGAGGTGCCCTCGTTGGGTTTGGGTTAATCTCTTGGTGGCTAATTTATGAGGCAAAAGTAAGCCGTCTGGATGCGGAACTGGAAAGTCAATTGATGCGGGCAGGGCGTCCACGCTCCTCAGAAGGCTGGCAGTCTTATGAAACCTCACTTGGGCAGGCATTTGGAACCAATGGAAAAACAGCGATCGCCATCCTAGTCATCGGTGCAGATGGCAATATACTGTATCGTTCCCAGCAATGGGCTACCGATTTGGATGTCACGAACCTATGGACATCACGTCCACAACTACCGCCCTTTCCTTCACCCCGCTTCGAGCGGCAAACAGCCCCATTTCCCGCAGCCAAGCCACCCTTTCCAGAACGTTTGCAGCCTCCGCCTGAAGTACCACCGCCAACTCCTCGATTCGCCACTCAGCACACCACCACCGGAACATGGCGGGTTGGTGCGGTCACGACACCCTTTACTCAAGTCGCGATCGCAGTCAGCTTAAATGCAGTCACTCAAGAGATGGCAGTCATCCGCAATATCTTCCTGATTTCAATTCCAGGGGTACTTCTGCTTGTAGCTGGTGGTGCATGGGGAATTGCTGGAAGTAGTTTGCATTCCATCCGACGGCTAACCACGGTTATTGGAAATGTTACCGCTAGCGGTTTGGAACAACGAGTTCCCATTGGGACAACAGATGTTGAATTTGTTGAGTTGATTCAGGTGTTTAACCAGATGTTGGAACGTCTGGAACGCAGCTTTAAACAAGCGTCTCGGTTCAGTGGGGATGCGGCACACGAACTCAAAACTCCACTCGCGATTTTGCAAGGGGAACTAGAACGAACCCTGCAACAAGCGGAACCTGGATCACAAGTTCAACAACGGCTGAGTAATTTGCTAGATGAAGTACGCCGACTCAGTGGGATTGTGCGTAAACTGTTGCTGCTTTCCCTAGCGGATGCCGGACAAATGAACCTGCATCGAGTTGAGGTGGATTTGTCTGGCTTGTTAATGGAGATGTTGGAAGATATCGAACTGTTGGCACCCCATCTAGAGATTCAAACAGAAATTGCTGATGCTTTGTGTGTACAGGGCGATCACGACTTACTCATTCAGGTCTTGCAAAACTTGATTAGTAATGCCATTAAATACAATCTCCCAAACGGTTGGATTCGGATTGATGCTCACCGTCAGGGCACAACTGTATCGATTACCATTAGTAATTGCTCGAAAGATATTGCAGTGAGCGATCAAAGCCGCATTTTTGACCGCTTCCATCGCGGAGATCCCGCCCGGACGCGCAAAGTGGAGGGAATTGGATTGGGACTCTCGCTAGCGCGGGAAATTGCACGAGCACACGGTGGCGACCTGACGCTTGACTCGCCCTTATCTGGACAGACTGCATTCACCCTAACCTTACCTGTTGGGTTATAG
- a CDS encoding response regulator transcription factor → MHILFVEDEAKIANFVRSGLKEQGFVVDYCDNGDEGYTRALDNEYDALVLDIMVPGKDGLSILKNLRRKGQNVPVILLTARNELDDRIEGLNLGADDYLAKPFFVEELVARIHAVVRRTAGDHQNLVRVGPIKLDRITREVTCNQHIVELTTREFNLLEYLMRSPGRVFTRTQILEHIWGYDFNPNTNVVDVCVQRIRKKIDSIGGSGWIESIRGVGYRFRQSES, encoded by the coding sequence ATGCATATTCTGTTCGTTGAAGATGAAGCGAAAATTGCTAACTTCGTCCGCTCCGGGTTGAAAGAACAGGGATTTGTTGTCGATTACTGTGACAACGGAGATGAGGGCTATACTCGCGCCTTGGACAACGAGTATGACGCGCTTGTGCTTGACATCATGGTGCCAGGAAAAGATGGGTTGTCCATCCTCAAAAATCTGCGCCGGAAAGGACAGAATGTGCCAGTGATTTTACTGACTGCCCGGAATGAATTGGATGACCGAATTGAAGGTCTAAACTTGGGTGCTGATGATTATTTAGCCAAACCATTTTTCGTTGAAGAACTCGTTGCCCGCATTCATGCAGTGGTGCGTCGAACGGCGGGCGATCACCAAAACCTGGTTCGCGTCGGCCCGATCAAGCTCGATCGCATCACGCGAGAAGTCACTTGCAATCAGCATATTGTAGAACTCACCACCCGCGAGTTCAATCTCTTGGAATACCTGATGCGATCGCCTGGACGAGTCTTCACCCGAACCCAAATCCTGGAACACATCTGGGGCTATGATTTCAATCCCAATACCAATGTTGTGGATGTGTGCGTTCAACGCATTCGTAAAAAGATTGATTCCATCGGTGGTTCCGGGTGGATTGAAAGCATTCGAGGCGTTGGCTATCGATTCCGTCAATCAGAGTCTTAG
- a CDS encoding DUF7873 family protein — MKLNQLIAVLQSVKANANKGKTEVSQLSQKSTLFQGLSRTYQPREEDGFVYPPESQKLTLKAEELIEKFVQSCSEFLDLAATQDYANTEAKASVTVDGRIIIADVPVSYLLFLEKQLQDVKTFIASLPVLSIDKDWQHDPNRGCYVTSPKETVKTKKITDFVVAYEATEHHPAQIKEVSKDIVEGTWSLIEFSGALPQDRVNIMLRRVDMLQKAVIQAREEANGREVQQRQVANAIFGYLFAD, encoded by the coding sequence ATGAAGCTAAATCAGTTGATTGCTGTGTTGCAATCTGTTAAAGCCAATGCCAACAAGGGCAAAACCGAGGTATCGCAACTCTCTCAGAAGAGTACATTGTTTCAAGGATTGAGCAGAACTTACCAGCCTAGAGAAGAGGATGGATTTGTATATCCTCCTGAATCGCAAAAACTGACGCTGAAGGCTGAGGAGTTAATCGAAAAGTTTGTGCAATCTTGCTCTGAATTTTTAGACTTAGCAGCTACTCAGGACTACGCTAATACTGAGGCTAAAGCATCTGTAACAGTAGATGGACGGATTATTATTGCAGATGTTCCTGTTTCCTATCTATTATTTCTCGAAAAGCAGCTTCAGGATGTGAAGACGTTCATTGCTTCACTACCCGTGCTTTCGATTGACAAAGACTGGCAGCATGACCCCAATCGAGGATGCTACGTCACCAGTCCCAAAGAAACTGTGAAAACCAAGAAAATTACTGATTTTGTCGTTGCCTATGAAGCAACGGAACATCACCCAGCTCAAATCAAGGAGGTTTCCAAAGATATTGTGGAAGGAACCTGGAGTTTGATTGAGTTTTCAGGCGCACTTCCTCAAGACCGCGTGAATATAATGCTGCGTAGAGTGGATATGTTACAAAAAGCAGTGATTCAAGCTAGAGAAGAAGCCAATGGCAGGGAAGTGCAGCAGCGGCAAGTTGCTAATGCGATTTTTGGCTACTTATTTGCAGATTAA
- a CDS encoding Uma2 family endonuclease — translation MVKTPPQQKPLLIPPLESGDRLNRYEFERRYNAMPHLRKAELIEGVVYVPAALRFRSHGQPHANLIVWLGNYKVATPGIELGIEPTVRLDLDNEPQPDAVLMIEEEAGGQARLSDDDYIEGAPELVAEIAASSAAIDLGDKKRAYRRNGIREYIVWQVFEQRLDWFYLQEGEYVPLPVDEDGVIRSQVFPGLWLAVDDLLAGNMGRVLAVLQEGLAAAEHTAFVQGLGK, via the coding sequence ATGGTCAAAACACCTCCTCAACAAAAACCTTTACTAATTCCACCGCTCGAAAGTGGCGATCGCTTAAATCGCTATGAATTTGAGCGGCGCTACAATGCCATGCCCCATCTTAGGAAAGCTGAACTGATTGAAGGAGTTGTCTACGTGCCTGCTGCACTGCGTTTTAGAAGTCATGGTCAACCTCACGCAAATTTGATCGTTTGGCTAGGCAATTACAAGGTTGCGACACCGGGTATTGAGTTGGGAATTGAACCCACGGTTCGTTTAGATTTGGACAATGAACCCCAACCCGATGCGGTGCTGATGATTGAGGAAGAGGCTGGAGGACAGGCACGGCTGAGTGACGATGATTATATAGAAGGGGCACCGGAGTTGGTGGCAGAGATTGCGGCGAGTAGTGCAGCGATCGATCTTGGTGATAAAAAACGAGCTTATCGTCGCAATGGGATTAGAGAGTATATCGTTTGGCAAGTGTTTGAGCAGAGACTCGATTGGTTTTATTTGCAAGAGGGCGAGTATGTTCCACTGCCAGTGGATGAGGATGGGGTGATTCGGAGTCAAGTGTTTCCAGGTTTGTGGTTGGCAGTGGATGATTTATTGGCTGGGAATATGGGGCGAGTGCTAGCTGTGTTGCAAGAAGGGTTGGCAGCAGCAGAACATACCGCATTTGTGCAGGGGTTAGGGAAATAG
- a CDS encoding GIY-YIG nuclease family protein, with protein MDGDKLAHQAHFIYFILNEDSKAIKIGRAKNLENRIKSLQTSSPTQLKLIKSIQVESGEKAQQLEQSLHKKFQEIRLAGEWFKIREDLLDYIEQI; from the coding sequence TTGGATGGTGATAAATTAGCGCATCAGGCTCATTTCATTTATTTCATACTGAACGAAGATAGCAAAGCTATCAAAATAGGTCGGGCGAAGAATTTGGAAAATAGGATAAAATCGCTGCAAACGTCTAGCCCAACACAATTAAAATTAATCAAGTCAATACAGGTTGAGAGTGGAGAGAAAGCCCAACAGTTGGAGCAGTCGTTGCACAAGAAGTTTCAGGAAATTAGGTTGGCTGGCGAATGGTTTAAGATTAGGGAAGATCTCTTAGACTATATTGAGCAGATTTAG
- a CDS encoding type II toxin-antitoxin system HicA family toxin, whose translation MPRKIRELKAQIAREGFIYLPKRGKGSHDRWRHPLLRKTLTIPGKDGDDVPLYLEKQLAQLLTELEELREDKNL comes from the coding sequence ATGCCCAGGAAAATTCGAGAGTTAAAAGCTCAGATTGCGCGTGAAGGTTTTATTTATCTGCCTAAGCGCGGCAAAGGTAGCCACGATCGTTGGCGACATCCTCTGCTCAGGAAAACACTCACAATTCCAGGCAAGGATGGGGATGATGTGCCACTCTACCTAGAAAAACAGTTGGCACAGTTATTAACTGAACTGGAAGAGCTAAGGGAGGATAAGAATTTATGA
- a CDS encoding type II toxin-antitoxin system HicB family antitoxin produces MSRYSMIVQWSDEDQLFLVTIPEFSDRVVMPCTHGKTRSEAIRNGEEVIEMYLEAWQVEGESIPEPNTLQIA; encoded by the coding sequence ATGAGTCGATACAGCATGATTGTTCAATGGTCGGATGAAGATCAGCTTTTCCTAGTTACGATACCAGAGTTTAGCGATCGCGTTGTTATGCCTTGCACTCATGGCAAAACTCGCTCTGAAGCCATTCGTAACGGTGAAGAAGTGATTGAAATGTACTTGGAAGCTTGGCAAGTAGAAGGTGAATCCATCCCTGAACCCAATACCCTGCAAATTGCCTAA
- a CDS encoding PAS domain S-box protein — translation MLTHRTVLVIADSAESDRVYEHQLQQDSNVAYKILTEQYDTPILALSQSQQIDGILLELHFPHSNSIQLLRQLKEQMGDRCPPIVVIDSDDAEVAVRAFKNGAADYLVKDRMTPDDLRLSMHSAIENAELRRELERSQEQFQTSVENMLDCFGIFSAMRDESGQIVDFRIDYLNGAACENNRMPKAMQIGRGLCEVLPAHRESGLFDEYCRLVETAEPLIEDSLIYDDTYGKQHLVRAFDIRATKLNDGFVASWRDVTDRKRLELELSHTVTDLQRHEAAIQQLNRDLTNRVAELQSLLDIIPVGIAIATDPSCTQMQNNAYLRQLLGVDPGSNISKSAPVDEQPPYRVFQDGREVPAEDLPMQVAVRLGIDVRDAEFDILLPNGTVHQLLSYATPLRDDQNQIRGVIGAFLDITERNQDAAALKASQQRYRELAEAMPQMVWTADATGAVNYCNQRWYEYTGLNEAESMGLAAANTVHPDERDRSLTQWSEAIANGQSFEVEYRLCHWGGEYQWFICRAIPTRDSQNQLTGWIGTITNIDDIKRSEALVQQSEQQLQRQLAEIEAIYQSAPIGLNVLDTELRFVRINQRLADINGLPIEAHLGRTVRELFPNLADTLEQLLHPILKTGEPLLNVEIQGEIPAQPGIKRTWLEHFLPLKAGERVVGISTVCEEITERIEVEAALRQSEERFRHMADNAPVMIWVTDATGYCTYLNQGWYDFTGQTEATGLGFGWLDAVHPEDSESSKNVFLSATHRQEAFRLEYRLRRKDGKYRSCLDAASPWLGEDGEFKGYIGSVIDISDVYDELRLRKQAEEALRVSEERYRTLFENMNEGFCVAEVLFDEHNKPIDYRLLEINSVFEKHSGLKNAQGKTARELHPELEQYWIDLYGNVVLTGEPVRYENYSEALNRWFDVSSFRIGPPGSRKVAILFEDISKRKQTERELQESEMRFRTLADNISQFAWMADENGQIFWYSKRWFDYTGTTLEEMEGWGWQKVHHPNHVDRVVEKISRCFETGETWEDTFPLRGKDGQYRWFLSRAIPVRDEQGKVLRWFGTNTDITERKQTEAALQASEERYRSLIEATAQIIWNEQGDRGEFTTPQPAWSAFTGQTYDELKGWGWLNAVHPDDRAMTTQAWLIALENRALYEVEHRVRRHDGVYRHMSVRAVPVFEENGSIREWIGVHTDVTDRKQAEAALHQSEDRLRMAIESAQLGTWDWNLITNKLTWDTGCKAMFGLPPDAESSIEVFFEGLHPDDRERLEQVMQWSFNPASGGNCDTEYRTIGIQDGIERWIAAKGQAYFNAAGNPIRFIGTVMDITETKRREAERKQAEEARRESEIRFGTLASHAPVGIFMTDPQGNCLYVNERWCEMAGMSLEAAQATGWVSALHPDDRERVADLWYQAAQNKQVFAAEYRFQTPQGKVTWIQGSATALQRGTGEVTGYLGTLTDITERKQVEAEREQLFQQEQAAREAAERANRIKDEFLAVLSHELRSPLNPILGWTKLLQMRKFDETKTAEALATIERNAKVQTQLIDDLLDVAKILRGKLSLNVNSVNLSSAIAAAIDTVRTAAVAKSISLHPVLPNIGQVSGDAARLQQIVWNLLSNAIKFTPKGGRVDIQLNRVGNQAEIAVRDTGRGINPDFLPHIFESFRQEDASITRQYGGLGLGLAIVRQLVEAHGGTITADSPGEGLGAAFTVRLPLLDVAPEIQQTDELPQDKLDITGIRVLAVDDDPDARELLTVLLTQYGADVLTVASAVEVLEHLPSFQPDVLVSDIGMPEVDGYTLIQQVRALPSKGGQIPAIALTAYAREDDRDRAITSGFQRHVTKPLEPEQLVQAVLALTRSELNHSLNQNYSV, via the coding sequence ATGTTAACTCATCGGACTGTTCTTGTAATTGCTGACTCTGCTGAGAGCGATCGCGTTTATGAGCATCAATTACAACAGGATAGTAATGTTGCATACAAGATTCTTACCGAGCAATATGATACCCCAATTCTGGCACTGTCTCAATCGCAACAGATTGATGGCATTCTCTTAGAACTTCACTTTCCCCACTCCAATAGCATCCAGCTTCTTCGTCAACTCAAAGAACAGATGGGCGATCGCTGCCCACCGATCGTTGTAATTGACAGTGACGATGCAGAGGTAGCGGTGCGGGCGTTCAAAAACGGGGCAGCAGATTATTTGGTGAAAGACCGGATGACCCCTGATGATTTGCGCCTATCGATGCACAGTGCGATCGAAAATGCTGAATTACGACGGGAACTCGAACGTAGTCAGGAGCAGTTTCAAACCTCGGTTGAGAATATGCTGGACTGCTTTGGCATCTTTTCAGCTATGCGGGATGAGTCGGGTCAAATTGTAGACTTTCGGATTGATTATCTCAACGGAGCGGCATGTGAAAACAACCGGATGCCGAAAGCAATGCAGATCGGTCGAGGGTTATGCGAGGTGTTGCCCGCTCATCGGGAGTCAGGGCTGTTTGATGAGTATTGCCGATTGGTTGAAACGGCTGAACCGTTGATCGAAGACTCGCTCATTTACGATGACACGTATGGCAAGCAGCATCTGGTTCGGGCGTTTGATATTCGAGCCACTAAATTGAATGATGGCTTTGTCGCTTCTTGGCGAGATGTCACCGATCGCAAGCGCCTGGAATTGGAATTGAGCCACACAGTTACAGACCTACAACGACACGAGGCAGCGATTCAACAACTGAACCGGGATTTGACAAATCGGGTTGCTGAACTGCAAAGCCTGTTAGACATCATTCCTGTGGGTATTGCGATCGCCACCGATCCAAGTTGTACCCAGATGCAGAACAATGCGTACCTTCGACAACTGCTAGGTGTTGACCCCGGCAGCAACATCTCAAAGAGTGCGCCTGTTGATGAGCAGCCCCCCTATCGGGTTTTCCAGGATGGACGGGAAGTACCCGCCGAGGATTTACCGATGCAAGTAGCTGTCAGATTGGGTATAGACGTGCGAGACGCTGAGTTTGACATTCTGTTACCCAATGGCACGGTACACCAATTACTCTCCTATGCAACTCCCCTACGAGACGACCAAAATCAAATTCGGGGTGTAATCGGAGCCTTTTTAGATATCACTGAGCGAAACCAGGACGCAGCAGCTCTCAAAGCTAGTCAACAGCGCTATCGAGAGTTAGCCGAAGCCATGCCCCAAATGGTTTGGACTGCGGACGCAACTGGAGCAGTCAATTATTGCAATCAACGCTGGTACGAGTACACAGGGTTGAATGAAGCGGAATCGATGGGTTTAGCGGCAGCTAATACGGTTCACCCTGATGAACGCGATCGCTCGTTAACTCAATGGAGTGAAGCGATCGCGAATGGACAGTCATTTGAAGTTGAATACCGCCTTTGCCATTGGGGGGGTGAGTACCAATGGTTTATCTGTCGAGCAATCCCGACACGAGACAGTCAAAACCAACTCACAGGTTGGATTGGCACGATTACGAACATTGATGACATCAAGCGCAGTGAGGCATTGGTGCAGCAGAGCGAGCAGCAGCTTCAGCGGCAACTTGCGGAAATTGAAGCTATCTATCAGTCTGCTCCGATTGGCTTGAATGTCCTAGATACTGAACTCCGTTTTGTGCGGATTAATCAGCGCTTGGCAGACATCAACGGGCTACCGATTGAAGCTCATCTTGGGCGTACTGTACGAGAACTATTTCCCAATCTGGCAGATACGCTTGAACAACTTCTGCACCCAATTCTGAAAACGGGAGAACCGCTGCTGAATGTTGAAATTCAGGGTGAAATTCCGGCACAACCTGGCATAAAGCGCACCTGGCTAGAACACTTTTTGCCGTTGAAGGCTGGGGAGCGGGTAGTTGGCATCAGCACCGTTTGTGAAGAAATTACGGAGCGGATTGAGGTAGAAGCCGCCCTGCGTCAGAGTGAAGAACGCTTCCGCCACATGGCAGATAACGCTCCTGTCATGATTTGGGTGACAGACGCTACAGGCTACTGCACCTACCTCAACCAGGGCTGGTATGACTTTACAGGTCAAACCGAGGCAACGGGTTTGGGGTTTGGCTGGCTCGATGCCGTGCATCCCGAAGATAGCGAATCCTCCAAAAACGTGTTTTTAAGCGCAACCCATCGTCAAGAAGCGTTCCGCTTAGAATATCGTTTGCGTCGTAAGGATGGTAAATATCGCTCTTGCCTCGATGCGGCAAGTCCGTGGTTAGGGGAAGATGGGGAGTTTAAGGGATACATTGGTTCAGTGATTGATATTAGCGATGTCTACGACGAGCTTCGCTTACGCAAACAAGCCGAGGAAGCCCTGCGTGTCTCTGAAGAACGATATCGCACTCTGTTTGAGAACATGAATGAAGGCTTTTGCGTCGCTGAAGTGCTGTTTGACGAACACAATAAGCCTATTGATTATCGTCTATTGGAGATTAACTCAGTTTTTGAGAAACATTCGGGACTTAAAAACGCACAGGGCAAAACCGCACGGGAACTGCACCCGGAACTGGAACAGTACTGGATTGACCTTTATGGCAATGTTGTCCTGACAGGCGAACCTGTCCGCTATGAAAACTATTCTGAGGCATTAAATCGGTGGTTTGATGTTTCCTCCTTCCGAATTGGGCCGCCAGGAAGCCGAAAAGTTGCCATTCTGTTTGAGGACATTAGCAAACGGAAGCAGACTGAGCGAGAACTGCAAGAGAGCGAAATGCGGTTCCGGACTCTGGCAGATAACATTTCTCAGTTTGCCTGGATGGCAGATGAGAACGGGCAGATTTTCTGGTATAGCAAGCGCTGGTTTGACTACACAGGTACTACTCTCGAAGAAATGGAAGGCTGGGGCTGGCAGAAAGTGCATCATCCAAACCATGTCGATCGCGTGGTCGAGAAAATCAGCCGATGCTTTGAAACAGGCGAAACCTGGGAGGATACCTTCCCCCTACGCGGTAAAGATGGACAGTATCGCTGGTTTCTTTCCCGTGCGATTCCGGTTCGAGACGAACAGGGCAAGGTGTTGCGGTGGTTTGGCACGAATACGGACATCACTGAACGCAAACAGACAGAAGCCGCCTTGCAAGCCAGTGAAGAGCGTTATCGATCGCTGATTGAAGCCACTGCTCAAATCATCTGGAATGAGCAAGGCGATCGGGGCGAGTTTACCACCCCGCAACCCGCTTGGAGTGCCTTCACCGGACAAACTTACGACGAATTGAAAGGCTGGGGTTGGCTCAATGCCGTGCATCCTGACGATCGAGCAATGACTACCCAAGCTTGGTTAATCGCCTTAGAGAACCGTGCCCTTTACGAAGTTGAACATCGCGTGCGCCGACATGATGGCGTGTACCGTCACATGAGTGTGCGAGCCGTGCCCGTGTTTGAGGAGAATGGCTCCATTCGAGAATGGATTGGTGTTCATACCGATGTGACCGATCGCAAACAAGCAGAAGCAGCGCTGCACCAGAGTGAAGACCGTCTCCGCATGGCGATCGAGTCTGCTCAGTTGGGCACCTGGGACTGGAACCTCATCACCAATAAACTGACCTGGGATACAGGTTGCAAAGCGATGTTCGGGTTGCCGCCAGATGCAGAGAGCAGCATTGAGGTCTTTTTTGAGGGACTGCATCCCGACGATCGCGAACGCTTAGAACAGGTGATGCAATGGTCTTTCAACCCAGCTAGCGGCGGCAACTGTGACACGGAATATCGGACAATCGGCATTCAGGACGGGATTGAACGCTGGATTGCGGCAAAAGGGCAGGCTTACTTTAATGCCGCCGGAAATCCGATCCGCTTCATTGGCACTGTAATGGACATCACTGAGACGAAGCGCCGCGAAGCGGAACGCAAACAGGCGGAGGAAGCGCGACGCGAGAGTGAAATCCGATTCGGCACCCTTGCCAGTCATGCCCCTGTAGGCATCTTTATGACCGATCCACAAGGAAATTGCCTTTATGTCAACGAACGTTGGTGTGAAATGGCAGGTATGTCACTAGAGGCAGCTCAAGCCACGGGATGGGTGTCTGCGTTGCATCCTGACGATCGAGAGCGTGTTGCCGATCTCTGGTATCAAGCCGCTCAAAATAAGCAAGTTTTTGCGGCTGAATACCGCTTTCAAACACCACAAGGTAAGGTGACGTGGATACAGGGAAGTGCGACAGCCTTACAGCGTGGAACTGGCGAGGTGACTGGTTACCTCGGTACATTGACCGATATTACAGAGCGCAAGCAGGTTGAAGCCGAACGCGAACAACTCTTTCAGCAAGAACAAGCCGCACGGGAAGCCGCCGAACGCGCCAACCGCATTAAGGATGAATTTCTGGCTGTGCTTTCTCACGAATTGCGATCGCCACTGAACCCCATCCTGGGTTGGACAAAATTGTTGCAGATGCGTAAGTTTGACGAAACTAAAACGGCTGAGGCTCTCGCTACCATTGAGCGAAATGCCAAAGTACAAACTCAACTAATTGACGATCTGCTGGATGTTGCCAAAATTTTACGCGGCAAGCTGAGCCTGAATGTGAACTCCGTTAATCTATCCTCGGCGATTGCAGCGGCGATCGATACAGTCAGAACGGCAGCCGTCGCTAAATCTATCTCACTTCATCCTGTATTACCCAATATTGGACAAGTATCTGGTGATGCCGCCCGCCTTCAGCAAATTGTCTGGAACTTGTTGTCTAACGCCATCAAATTTACTCCCAAAGGTGGACGAGTAGATATCCAGCTCAATCGGGTGGGAAACCAGGCAGAAATTGCGGTAAGAGATACTGGCAGAGGCATCAATCCAGACTTTCTTCCCCACATCTTTGAATCCTTCCGGCAAGAGGATGCTTCGATTACTCGCCAATATGGAGGATTAGGATTGGGGTTAGCGATCGTCCGTCAGTTAGTTGAGGCTCATGGCGGTACCATTACGGCTGATAGTCCGGGTGAAGGATTAGGAGCCGCATTTACGGTTCGATTGCCATTACTGGATGTTGCACCGGAAATCCAGCAGACGGATGAGTTGCCACAAGACAAACTCGATATTACAGGAATTCGAGTCCTTGCCGTCGATGATGACCCCGATGCCCGCGAGCTATTAACGGTATTACTGACTCAATATGGTGCAGATGTATTGACGGTTGCCTCTGCGGTAGAAGTACTGGAACATTTGCCATCCTTTCAACCCGATGTGTTAGTCAGTGATATTGGTATGCCCGAAGTCGATGGCTATACCCTGATTCAACAGGTTCGCGCTTTACCTTCCAAAGGGGGACAGATTCCAGCGATCGCCCTAACTGCCTATGCTAGAGAAGACGATCGCGATCGAGCGATAACCAGTGGTTTTCAACGGCACGTAACAAAGCCCCTTGAGCCAGAACAGTTAGTTCAAGCGGTGTTGGCACTCACACGCAGTGAACTCAACCATTCCTTGAACCAAAATTATTCGGTTTAA